The region CGTGCCGCACGCACGGCCCTCCTCGCGGAGGAGATCGAACTGCGCCGCCACCTGGAACGCGTGGCGGCGCAGCGCCGCGCCCTGCCGCCCGGCGGCGAGGTGACGGGCGATTACCGTTTCGAGGGAGAGAACGGTCCAATGGGTTTCGCCGATCTCTTCGGTGGCCATCAATCGCTCGCGGTCTACAGCTACATGTTCGGCCCGCAGCGCGAGCGCCCCTGCCCCATGTGCACCAACCTGCTCGGCGCGCTCGAAGGCAACGGTGCCGACATCCAGCAGCGCATGGCGCTCGCCGTCGTCGCCCGGTCACCGATCGAGCGGCTGATCGCGTGGAAGAAGGAGCGCGGCTGGAAGAACCTCAAACTCTATTCGGACCTGAACGGCCTTTACTCGCGCGATTATCACGGGGTGCTGCCGGACGGTTCCGAGATCCCGAGCTTCAACGTCTTCACCCGGCGGGATGGAACCATCCGTCATTTCTGGAGCGGCGAGATGACGGGCGATTCGGCTGATCCCGGCCAGGACCCGCGCGGCGCTCCCGACCTCGCGCCCCTGTGGAACGTGCTCGACATGACGCCCGAGGGACGCGGCGCGGATTGGTACCCCCGGCTGAGTTATGAAACGTGATGGGGCGAGCAGCGTCTCAAGCGGCGGTTCGGTTCGAACCGCGTGACATCGGAAGAACGGGAAGATCGACCTGTGCGATCAGTCCGCTGCGATCCGCCCTGTTGCGCAGCGAAAGCCGCCCGCCGGCTCGGAATGCGAGGGCCTTGACGATGGAGAGGCCGAGGCCCGTTCCCTCCTGCTCGTGACGTCCGCGCACGAACGGATCGCACACCCGCTCGAGCAGGTCGTCGGGAAGCCCGGGCCCCGTATCGGCGACCTCGACCTGCACCTGCTCCGCCGCGCAATGGGCCGTGACGAGGATCCGCCCGCCCGGAGGCGTGTAGCAGATGGCGTTGTCGAGAAGGTTGGAGAAGATCGTCTCGAGATCGTTGCGCTCGGCGCGCACCTGGACTTTTGGCATTGGTCCGAACTCGAGCGCGATGAGCTTGCTTTCGGCCAGCGGAGCGACGCCGCGCGCGGCCTCCTGCAGGATGTCGGCCAGCTCCACCGGCTGCGGAATCTGCTCCGGCAAGGGCGCCTCGGCCCGCGCCAGGGCAAGGAGCTGGCTCGTCAGGGTCGACATCCGCCGGAACCCGAGATCCATGTCGTCGAGCACCTCGGCGGCCGCGCCGGGACTGGCCGCGTGGCGCAGATTGCTCGCCTGGATCCGAAGCGCCGTCAAAGGCGTGCGCAGCTGGTGAGCCGCGTTGGAGACGAAGCGCCTCTGCGATGCGAGCATGTCCGCGACCCGTTCGAGCGCCTTGTTCATCGCATGGATGAGCGGAACGATTTCGTCCGGAACGTCCGACAGGGCGAGCTGCTGGGTGCAATCGGGCTGACGCGCCATGAGCTGCTGGGCGAGCTCGTCGACCGGCGCGAGGATCCGGCCCACGAGCCAGCGCACCAGCAGGGCCGATATGGGAATGAGCAGCAGCGTCGTGACGATCGCGGGCAACGCAGCCATCAGGGCGAGCCCCCGGCGCACGCTCGTCCTTTGAGAGACCTGGATGGTGCCGTCGTCCAACACCCAGGTGTAGCTGCGCCACTGCCCGCTCGGCGTATGGACATCGGCGAAACCGGTCTCCTCCTGACGCGGCAGGTCGAGACCGGATGGAAAAGACTTGAGCAGATTGCCGTCGGTGTCCCACGCCTGGACCACCAGCATGTCGTCGGCATTGAGGGGCGGCGCCGGCATCTGCGCCAGATCGTCCACGGAGCTGACCACGTTGAAGGCGATCTCGCGCATCTGATTGTCGAGCAGACTGTCCGGGTCCTCCTGGGCCGCCATGTAGGCTCCCAGTCCTCCGAGCAGGCCGACGAGGATCAGCAGGGCGGTGAACCAGACCGTGAGGCGCGTGCGGAGCGAGTTGCGGTGTTTCATCTCGCGACCATCCACCCGACGCCCCGGACGTTGCGGATGATCTCGTTGCCGAACTTGCGGCGGATGTAGTGGATCAGCACGTCCACCGCGTTGCTCTCGACCTCTTCGCCCCAACCGTAGAGCGCATCTTCGAGCTGCTGGCGCGACAGGATCGTTCCGGGCCGTTCGAGCAGGGCCTGCAGCAGGGCGAATTCCCTGGCCGGAAGAAGCTGGGTGGCGCCCTTGTAGGTGACCTCGTGGGCCGCGAGATCGAGGATGATTTCGGAGGAGCTGATCTGCGACGTGGAATGCCCAGCATGACGGCGGATCACCGCCCGCATCCGTGCGGCAAGCTCGTCGAAGTCGAAGGGCTTCACGATGAAATCGTCCGCCCCGAGATCCAGTCCGGCCACGCGGGTCTCGAGATCGTCGCGCGCCGTGACGATGAGCACCGGCGTCGCATCCTTGCCGCAGCGCATCTCCTTCAGGACGTCGAGGCCGGCCCTGTCGGGCAGGCCGAGATCGAGCAGGACGATGGCATAGCGGCTCGTGCTCAGGGCGGCGAGCGCGTCGTCTCCCGCCCGGGCCCAGTCGACCGCGGCTCCCGATCCCTCGAAAGCCCGTGTCAGACTGCGTCCGATCAAAGGATCGTCTTCGACCAGCAGAACCCGCATGATTGCCGCTCTCGGTGCGAAACGAGTTCAATCCGGGGGCGGCCGAAAGGCAATCGCGCAATTTGCCGCTTGAGGCGGCTCATGGGGAGGACAGGCGCTCAACCCCTCATTCTCCCCTAATTCAAGCCCCGTAGGATCATCCTCAGGTACCCGCAGGTACTGTCCCCGAATGGAGAAGATCCATGAAACATCTGCTGATCGCCGTGTCGACCCTGGCTTTCCTCGCCGGCGCCCCGCTGGCCGCGCAGGCGGCGAGCTCGTCGTCCACCACCCATCCCAAGCACGCCACCGTCCGGCATCATACGGCGTCGAAGAAGAGCCATATGAACCAGGCGAAGAGAAACGTTTCGTGCCCGGCCGGATCGACCAGCGCGGCCTGCCATCCGACATCGACGGGTTCGGTCCGCTAGAGCATCGCGCAAAAAAGTGGAGTGGGGTTTTGCTCAAGACGATGCTCGCGTCCAAGTGAAAGCACCGACGTGCAGATCCGCTTTTCACGTCCGCTGCTCTAGAGACGGTTTGGTCGCTCGCCGAGGCGCCCGGTGCCTCGGAGCATGTTTCGGCGAAAGGGATCCGGTTCGCAGGAATATGCGCGACGGTTAGTTGAGTGGTGTACCCGCGTAACCAGGAACGTCACCAGTCTCATTCCTCCGCTGGTGTTCGCATGGTGCTCCCTGAAGTGCTCCCTTTTCGGGAGCACCCTTTTTTCAAGGCTCGCCCGTAAGGAAATGTGAGCATCGAACGCAAAGGTGGACACCACTTTTAGGGTTCATCCGATGCTCCTTCTCTTGACGGGCGCATCGGAAGAGGCGGAAGATCGAGGGCACGTTTCCGTCCAATGCGCTAAGCTGCGTGGGCAATCTTCATGGAAACAATGATTGCCACGATCGCCTTGACGATCACTCCCCTGATGCTGACCGTCGTCCTGCATTACGAGGCACTCAGCGCCCTATCGAAGCTGCTGCAGAAATCGACGATCCAGTCGCGCCCGAAAGTTCTCGTGGTCGTGTTCGGGGTCATCACGGCGCATTTCATGGAAATCACCATCTACGCGCTGACATACTGGATCGCGGACGCGGGGTTGAACATCGGCGATTTCGGCGGCAACCGGGCCGTCAATTTCGCCGATTATCTGTTCTTCTCGGCGGAGACTTTCAGCACGCTCGGCATCGGGGACATCTTTCCCCTCGGGATGATGCGCCTGATCGCGAGTCTCGAATCCTTGAACGGCATCGTCCTGATTGGATGGTCGACATCGTTCACATATCTGAGCATGTCCCAGTACTGGGCAGGCAATTCACTCGACTAAAAGAGTACAGGTCTAGCGCATCGGACGAACGGAAAAGTGGACCCGGTTTTCGCTGACGCGGCCCTCCGGGTCAGCCTCATCCGATGCGCCAGCCAAGAGAAGGAGCATCGGATGGATCCCAAAAGTGGTGTCCACTTTTGGGTCCGAGGCTCTAGCGCATTGCCGCTTCGAGCAGCCGCGCGGCCGCCGCGCGCGCTTCCTCGGTGATGGTCGCGCCCGCAAGCATGCGGGCGATCTCCTCTCGGCGCGGCGCGGCGTCCAGTGGGATCACGCGGGTTGCGACCCGGTCCTTGGCTCCCCGCACGCCTTCCTTGGCGATCAGGAAATGGCTGCCGGCCTTGGCGGCGACCTGAGGCGCGTGAGTCACGGCCATGACTTGCACCTTCTCTGCCAGACGCGCCAAGCGCTGGCCGATGGCATCCGCCACCGCGCCGCCGACGCCGGTGTCGATCTCGTCGAAGACCAGGGTCGGGGCCGAGCCCTTGTCCGCCAGCACGACCTTGAGGGCCAGCATGAAGCGGGACAGTTCGCCGCCGGACGCCACCTTCATCAGGGGGCCCGGACGTGTGCCGGGATTGGTCTGCGCCCAGAACTCGACCCGCTCGAAACCGCTGGGGTCCCGGCTGGTCTCGTCGATCTGGATATCGGTGATGAACCGCGCCCGCTCCAGCTTGAGAGGCGGCAGCTCGGCCTGAACGGCGGTGTCGAGCGCCTGCGCAGCCTTCTTCCGGCCCGAGGAGAGGGCCTTCGCGGCCTTCACATAGGCGGCGTCGGCCTCCTTGAGAGCCTTTTCCAGACCGCCGAGCTGTTCCTCGCCGGCATCGATGGCGGCGACATCCTCTTCGAAGCGCTTCCGCAGGGCAGCGAGGTCGTCGGCCGGAACATCATATTTGCGGGCCGCGGCGCGCAGGGCAAAGAGGCGCTCCTCGGTTTGCTCCAGCTCCCGCGGGTCGTATTCGGTGGCGCGGATCGCCTCTTCGAGGGCTTCCCTCGCCTCGTCGATGGCGACGAGCGCGGCGTCCAGGGCCTTGACGCTGGGCTCGACAAGCGACGGCGCCTGGGCACCGCGGCGCTCGAGCTTGCGCACGGCCGCCGAGAGCTCGTTGACCGGGGACGTGTTGCCGGCGACGACCTCGTAGGCCTCG is a window of Microvirga lotononidis DNA encoding:
- the recN gene encoding DNA repair protein RecN, coding for MLIQLTIRDIVLIDRLELHFHEGLSVLTGETGAGKSILLDAFALALGGRGDGSLVRHGEAQGQVTAVFDCSLDHPARRIAADADIDVDGDLILRRVQVADGRTRAFVNDQPVSVQVLKAIGATLVEIHGQHDDRALVDPATHRAILDAFGGLTGEIQAVADASRRVREARHALHEHRNRIDKARKEADFLRHAVEELTKLNPLAGEEETLAGRRVVMMQSEKVAQDLNEAYEVVAGNTSPVNELSAAVRKLERRGAQAPSLVEPSVKALDAALVAIDEAREALEEAIRATEYDPRELEQTEERLFALRAAARKYDVPADDLAALRKRFEEDVAAIDAGEEQLGGLEKALKEADAAYVKAAKALSSGRKKAAQALDTAVQAELPPLKLERARFITDIQIDETSRDPSGFERVEFWAQTNPGTRPGPLMKVASGGELSRFMLALKVVLADKGSAPTLVFDEIDTGVGGAVADAIGQRLARLAEKVQVMAVTHAPQVAAKAGSHFLIAKEGVRGAKDRVATRVIPLDAAPRREEIARMLAGATITEEARAAAARLLEAAMR
- a CDS encoding sensor histidine kinase, yielding MKHRNSLRTRLTVWFTALLILVGLLGGLGAYMAAQEDPDSLLDNQMREIAFNVVSSVDDLAQMPAPPLNADDMLVVQAWDTDGNLLKSFPSGLDLPRQEETGFADVHTPSGQWRSYTWVLDDGTIQVSQRTSVRRGLALMAALPAIVTTLLLIPISALLVRWLVGRILAPVDELAQQLMARQPDCTQQLALSDVPDEIVPLIHAMNKALERVADMLASQRRFVSNAAHQLRTPLTALRIQASNLRHAASPGAAAEVLDDMDLGFRRMSTLTSQLLALARAEAPLPEQIPQPVELADILQEAARGVAPLAESKLIALEFGPMPKVQVRAERNDLETIFSNLLDNAICYTPPGGRILVTAHCAAEQVQVEVADTGPGLPDDLLERVCDPFVRGRHEQEGTGLGLSIVKALAFRAGGRLSLRNRADRSGLIAQVDLPVLPMSRGSNRTAA
- a CDS encoding DUF899 family protein, whose translation is MTKDLVPAAELAQRSPVRFPNESAAYRAARTALLAEEIELRRHLERVAAQRRALPPGGEVTGDYRFEGENGPMGFADLFGGHQSLAVYSYMFGPQRERPCPMCTNLLGALEGNGADIQQRMALAVVARSPIERLIAWKKERGWKNLKLYSDLNGLYSRDYHGVLPDGSEIPSFNVFTRRDGTIRHFWSGEMTGDSADPGQDPRGAPDLAPLWNVLDMTPEGRGADWYPRLSYET
- a CDS encoding response regulator transcription factor produces the protein MRVLLVEDDPLIGRSLTRAFEGSGAAVDWARAGDDALAALSTSRYAIVLLDLGLPDRAGLDVLKEMRCGKDATPVLIVTARDDLETRVAGLDLGADDFIVKPFDFDELAARMRAVIRRHAGHSTSQISSSEIILDLAAHEVTYKGATQLLPAREFALLQALLERPGTILSRQQLEDALYGWGEEVESNAVDVLIHYIRRKFGNEIIRNVRGVGWMVAR
- a CDS encoding ion channel, encoding METMIATIALTITPLMLTVVLHYEALSALSKLLQKSTIQSRPKVLVVVFGVITAHFMEITIYALTYWIADAGLNIGDFGGNRAVNFADYLFFSAETFSTLGIGDIFPLGMMRLIASLESLNGIVLIGWSTSFTYLSMSQYWAGNSLD